Sequence from the Cydia fagiglandana chromosome 8, ilCydFagi1.1, whole genome shotgun sequence genome:
CAGATGTTTCTCCAGAAATTTCCGGCCTTGCACAGCTAAACTTTGGAATGATCTGGCGCCTGCGGTTTTTCCGAACCGAAAAGACCTTCAATTCAAACCGAAGCGAAGAGAAGCGTATTCCCATCTTAAATTCCGGCAACGCACTAACAACCATTATGGAACCCTAAACTGATTATGGCctgacatgctcttggccgttcttatggctcctcttcacgatgggccaacgccaacgccaacgagggatgcagccatgcggtagaatgagatagcaatatcacttgctccctctaacgcataaatgcgtccctcgttggcgttggcgttggcccaacgtgaagaggagccattatttatttattcaaaacaGCATTCAAAAAAGGTCACTTATGAGAGTTATGAATTAGCGTGGCCGTCGTCGTGCATTCGGGGACTACGGTCCGCGATAGGAGGGATATGTTAATAGTCTGAGATACGACTGCAACTTCTGCACCCATTTATATCCATCCATCCACATTacatttccatttttttttggtaGAGGGAGACTGGgcgatttaattatttttttaccgtGCTCCAACATGATATAACGATACCAGAGCCAGACACATGCgtggcaaaaaataaatattttgatttggcTCTTTAAAGGCCCCGTGCGTGAACTATAGGgagcagcataggagccgtcagatttttggcgcgaggcgtaaataaTGTGTCGTTTAGCTTTCGATGTAGCCCACAGGATgacagaacctactatgcacaaggaaacgtaccgacgagaacggcagatggtagcacttgctttggcaatgtacatgtgcacatatgtttccgattcagtccacaagatggcagaccctccaacgcgtaCGGTCCCTataagtgacagagaaagatgcaatttgcgaacttcgactTTCACTGTTATAGCCCAGATGGGTAGAGACATTTGCAGTACTGTCTCGGGCTATAAACAGTTATGAATGAGAGTCGCGTCGCGCCCCGACTCCCCAgagtgcctaccgcgaaccacgttcgacgtgttgcctctctgtcacacttgtaaattagtacgttagtgtgacagggaggcaacacgtcgaacgtggttcgcggtaggcgctCAGTCCCCGGCCGCCACTCGCGCCGTCAGACCCAGCCAGACCGTGTTCTGCAGCCGCCCGCACCATGCGTGCTCTTTCCCACACTCATTTTAACTAAACAAATGCACTAGAGCTTTTTTTTCCGAAACGCGCAACGCAAGAAATTTTTAAAAACGAACAACGAACTATGTTACAGTGCAGTGCATATTATGGATAGATGTGAAAGTGCTCAAAGTGAACTTTCTAATTTAAGTTTAAGCTATTGAAATGTGGTCCTTGGTGTACACTTGGTGGTATACATGAGTATAAGCGATAAggtaaatattttgaaaaaagttCGTTGCTCACAGATATTTTTATACGGCCGGTCAACTATGTCACACCAAGTTTCTAAAAGGGGATTCCAAAGAAAACATgcctaataaaaaatatttacgtttAGAACAGGAATTTAGGTGTTTTAATCATAAGACCCAACAAAATAGTAATATTATAATCATCTACTGACACCATGACATCAAAAAAAATGTGATTATATAGGTGATGAAGGTAACCATATTACCTAGATCCTAGATATTACCTATTACCTATTAAAGGTTCCTGCTTTTGCAGTTCACTTTACATacatacgtacctacctacctactacaaaTTAAATACAACTCAGCGGTCGGTAATTTTTAGGTAcctaaggccccccccccccacatctggcgtctttcgagcgtcggcgtctacaattctatggccgacgtcgatgcaacgtcgacgcagcgtcgacgcaactgcgcagcgacgtcattttccatagcgctggaccgacgccgacagacgccgacgctcgaaagacgccagatgtgggggggccctatagtccgttttttttagcattagaaagaacttcgcagaagttcgcttgtggttctaagtatagtccgttttttttagcattagaaagaacttcgcagaagttcgcttgtggttctaaatctggcacttttagcgctaacaatttgaagtaaattatatgtattgaccatgctacattagataattcaataattattaacaattaacgagcctgataaaaactgcacgcttccttctgcggagttctttctaatgctaaaaaaaacgaactataagtaataataaaaccAGCCACAGTAAAAATCACCAGTTTCAGGAATTTCAAAGAGTCGTCTCGTAATCGTCAATATTAATTTAACAGAAATGTTAgttcaattttaataataggtactaGAAAAACCTATTAACCTTAGAGTCGTATCTAAATATCTATGCGCTCCGCGGGCCGCGGTTTGCTGACCCCTGCACTGTAGGTATTATTAGGCTTTTCGAGACGACTTTAGAGCGCAAGaatctaagtaggtatatatatatgtaataggcATCAGTGCGTATACAAACTGAGCCTATATATATAAACGTTTACCATACGTATTTATATAAAGTTACTTATTACATCTAACACAATCACATCATTCACAGCTGCTTTGCTGCCCGCCGCTATCAGTAGCTCGTGTCCGCAGACCAAACAAAAAAAGTATCAAACCAACACAATATTTACACTTCTTTATATCATCCAGGTAATGCAAGGAGAGCTACAGAAAGTGTTGCTAGTTGCGACGCTAGCACTCGGGTCTGTGGTGGGCGAGAGCGTGTGCAGGCACCGGCACACCTGGTGGGACCGGCAGCGGCAGGCCTGCGTGCCCTGCACGCCCTGCGACCGCGCCAGGAACCTCGTCATCCGCTACCCCTGCGAGGTGTACCGTGACACCGTCTGCCAGACTTTACACATTATAGACAATGATACCCAGGACAGTGAAAGtgattatgaatattatgattcGGACGTGGAAGTGAGTGACAGTGAGACGTGGGACCTGCAGACGTCGACGTTGGCTCTGGCCGTGAGCGGGTGTGTCGTGTTCTTTGTGGTGGTGCTGTCGTTGTGGCTGTATCATGCGAAACAGATGAGGATCATCAAACGAGCACTTGAGTCAGGTGAGGAATCCTATATGTTATATCTATTGTGTTGAACAATTGTAATACGACAaacgtacagtcatcagcaatagtatcttacacaactagggccacaaaaatatataacgcgctcttattgcgctccaaataagaaaatgtcacatatttttgcggccctagttgtgtaagatactattgctgatgactgtacataggTATAGTGTGGGGACTGTGGGCCCCCAGCAAGTTGAGCCGATGTCTTCAAGATCTCAGATAACTTTAGTCTTGTGGCTGATGAGATGACGAAGTATCAGACGTTGTGTTTGTGTGAGATGGCTATCTAGCAGGCCACGTCTCTTCTTCATCATCTGATGCACACTCACGTAAGACAGTTAATTAActgtgcaaataaataaatgaaagtatacctacttatttaaactACAAATccaaacaaaactttttttcaagCTGTCACGTAGGTAGTAGCGGACTTTCTCTGTTATTCCCAACATTTCTACCGCCATCGCCATTCCAGTTTAATTTGACCCCGAGTTCTGTAACAATTATACGccgtagcacagaataaatgtacctatatactaccgtacagaaaggacacttcctagttttcctacaaaaccgaagtttgagaGCGATTCAgttcagggacgaatcacgctgtcagctatttagggttgtcaaaattcaagtcattatatatcttatctgtgatcgtgcacgcaaagggacgttaagttgtgccaaccctaataattgctcggaagtcggagcaatgctgagccgaacggagccgagaatgcTCGAAAAGAGGAGTGTCTCTCCACTGGCTGTAGTAGATTCTGAGGCGGTGCAGTGTAGGTAAGCGTTGTGAATACGGCCCTtctcaagttttatttattcaggACGATGAACAACACGCGACCTCCGCGCCTTGCCTTATTATTATCCGAACTGACGGTGAGCGTGGAATACCAACATATCGTGCTCACGATGTTATCTTGTGAAAAGGACACGCTTGTACTGAGAATCTGATAAGACctttaaaagtaggtaggtactctgtCAGGTAATACTAGTACTGGTCTCTTTTACTATAAGTATTAAGAGGAaaagggacgaccgcttcttcatacaaacgtagttttCATTATCCTCTCTGGatgttaaataacattacagaaaatatttttatggctcctctacacgatgggccagcgccgactactccaagggacgcagccatgcggtaaaatgaaatagcaatatcacttgctccctctaacgcatttataaatgcgtcccttggaatggccggcgctggcccatcgtgtagaggagccattacagagtTTAACGTATAGGTATTAACCATAGCTATATGATCTTTGGGCACAAAAATCCGAACCTTCGGTTTCATGCAGTTTCGGCAAAAAATCCGGTTTCAATTTGGTACTAATATTTACTCAATAGCCCACTTTTAtgaaatagacgtttaaagttttaaataccTAACATTTACACCGTctaggctatcaaaatagctgccAACTTATTAGCTTGGTCAATTTTAGCCGTTGAGCGGCGGTCACCGTCaactacttatacatatattttgttttgtttttgtgtttGGTTGTGGTATTTAAACTTAATAGTTAGAATATCTTAAGAACACATAAGTGATGATGAATGATTTACCTACAATTTTAAGCTTTGGGTTGTCTAATATGTTCTCACTTCTGAGGTGAAAatttgtatgtacagtcaaggaatttaaattccgacccatttcgtactttgtcacagtgacaatcaatatgaaagccgctagagacctcatacggttgtcactgtgacaaagtacgaaatgggtcggaatttaaattccttgactgtacaacacgagatcaaagttatttaaatcTCGCTACTTTTGAGCATTGACCATTCATGACCAttaaccagtacaaattgaaccGTCAACTGTAACCGTTCGTGAccgtttacggttcaatttgtaaTGGTTAATTGCAATTAACGTTGCGCCAGCGCAGCTTTTGCTAACGGCCAACACGCTCaatattctaaattagattcactattatagaatatttcgcttgcacgggactcaaaataagcacatGAAATATCAAACTCTTGctgtaacaaataaaataactattatgtaGGAAAATACGACACACCTACAACAAAATCGCAAAACGAACCgtcaaaaaatttaatatacgagtacctacccaTACGTCTAAATGTAAGATCCAAAGAATAGTATGATGGTAGGTCTACCTATAGGACAAGTATTATTTCTGCTTTGCAtaaaaaatgcgaaaatctgtctttcaccaggctgtatctcatgaaccgtgatagctagacagttgaaattttcacagatgtatttctgttgatgctataacaacaaatactaaaaacataacaaaataattctttaagtggggctcccatacaccaAACGTgaattttttgtcgttttttgcgtaatgtcTAAATACTAAATCTCTAAATAGTACGTTACTCGTACagtatacataggtacttacctatctaAACTCATTGAACTCCCAGAAAAGTGATGAAAGATACAAGCAACACCACCTAAGGTGGAAGTTTGATTTTAAACATTAATTTCATCGCGTTCCGTAAGCGAAGTCATAAATCTAGTCCACAGACGCCACCAGAACGCCACGATACAGGGCTCACAACGCCTGCCGCCTACCAAGTCCAATGAACCAGATAACCAGTTTAAGTAACAAGCGGTATCCAaacgggatgatcaaatcgaccgattggatcagaaatgaaattggcttcaatctccaatttaatcactaattttagatttatggtgatattagagccctctaaattgaaaaaatgccccagaacgataatactggcgtcacatattggtattcttgcgtccgcgcCTCATTTTATCAGTAATATCGCCAATATCGGTCATTaccggcggttgaattcggcgagccaaattggcgtttgcgtccgcacgtcctgattcgatcgggcaatttaatcagattagttaaaaatttactagtctggatacgcctaCAGTGGCTGCGCATTTGTTACGGTTCTCGTGCTCGTGTCGAACTcagggctgccagatcgtataataggctacgaaattcgtataatgaaattattttcgtatacatgtcgtatagttggtcaatcggtataattggatacgaaaaaaaacaccgatgttaaactactgtcaatgcttcaaaaaaccgggcaagtgcgagtcggactcgcgcacgaagggttccgtaccataatgcaaaaaaaagaaacaaaaacaaactaCTGTTACACGATTACTGTTACTGTTATACGATTTAATGGAACggcaactacttaaatacacgtcaacgcgggctataaccgcgaaaaaccaagtgcgcaaattgcgggcatttttctctgtcactattattacgctgtcattggagtaaaagagaaatatccccgcaatttgggggcttaccgcaaaaaccgaaattcaccagttattaaaaattcgatttaaaattatagtttttttttgtactcgtataatgcaatcgaatttcgtataattgcggccacaggatcgcataatcaagatttatgtactggcagcCCTGGTCGAACTTCATACTTCAGAGCCACTCGTCtattaatttaaagttttcCTGAAGTAATGGCAATACATACGGGGGCTGAAGTAATATTCCAAACGCAGGCTGAGTTGTAAACACACAGGTGGACCGCGTGTAGTAGAGAttcaccggatattcggttactatctgGAGTATCGTATCCGGCCTATTCggccatgattttaatatccggccggataccggatagtgacctactatccggccggataccggatagtaacaatgcttgatttcggagtaaactaattaGATTTGagaaacagtcttgatcataatcgtacttgtttattattttatagtattttatgcaacagttttataagaggggtcaaaaaatgtgagtggcgtgggtaacaatgtgagccgaaggcgaacattgttaataaatacgccatgagcattttttgactacttatacaacgttgcatacaatgctttttctatgagtaggcaatattaaataaaatacaaaaaaatataaacaaaattttatttatgacaatgtcaatgtaaattttggatagtaggtattatactatatgtatgtagctcttgtatgcgacaagcacccataataccaaatattactgcaacctgtaacaagaa
This genomic interval carries:
- the LOC134666679 gene encoding tumor necrosis factor receptor superfamily member wengen is translated as MSISDKVMQGELQKVLLVATLALGSVVGESVCRHRHTWWDRQRQACVPCTPCDRARNLVIRYPCEVYRDTVCQTLHIIDNDTQDSESDYEYYDSDVEVSDSETWDLQTSTLALAVSGCVVFFVVVLSLWLYHAKQMRIIKRALESDMQEFSAKLRLMEAGDAAVEPVAPTDHHIYCNIHVGKDALLGRTSTKKSNVYTQEKH